A region from the Flavobacteriales bacterium genome encodes:
- a CDS encoding 3'-5' exonuclease — MADLSKILFLDIETVPHVQRWSDMDEREQQLFSEKTRYERERDGKSEEDMFRDRGGILSEFGKIICIGVGFLTAGSKDRKLRVKTIHGDHERDILEEFVALLNERFHTADHRLCGHNGKEFDFPYIARRCVINSIPLPPILDLSGKKPWEVQHEDTLELWKFGDRKHYTSLELLTHVLGIPSPKGDIKGSDVARVYYEEKDLERIAAYCKKDVVATVQVYLRLKGQPLIAAENITVL; from the coding sequence ATGGCCGACCTGAGCAAGATCCTTTTCCTAGACATTGAAACGGTGCCGCACGTGCAGCGCTGGTCCGACATGGATGAGCGCGAACAGCAACTGTTCAGCGAGAAGACCCGCTACGAACGCGAACGCGATGGCAAAAGCGAAGAGGACATGTTCCGCGACCGTGGCGGCATCCTGAGCGAATTCGGCAAGATCATCTGCATCGGTGTGGGCTTCCTCACTGCAGGCAGCAAGGACCGCAAGCTGCGCGTGAAGACCATCCACGGCGATCACGAGCGCGACATCCTTGAAGAGTTCGTGGCGTTGCTCAACGAGCGCTTCCACACGGCCGATCACCGTCTGTGCGGCCACAACGGCAAGGAGTTCGACTTCCCGTACATCGCACGGCGGTGCGTGATCAATAGCATTCCCCTCCCCCCGATCCTCGACCTGTCGGGCAAAAAGCCCTGGGAAGTACAGCACGAAGACACACTTGAGCTGTGGAAATTCGGTGACCGCAAACATTACACCTCGCTGGAGCTGCTCACGCATGTGCTCGGCATCCCATCACCGAAGGGTGACATTAAGGGTAGCGATGTGGCGCGTGTGTACTACGAGGAGAAGGACCTGGAACGGATCGCCGCCTACTGTAAGAAGGATGTGGTGGCCACTGTGCAGGTCTATTTGAGATTGAAGGGACAGCCGTTGATCGCTGCGGAGAACATCACCGTGCTTTGA
- the folB gene encoding dihydroneopterin aldolase produces the protein MGVIEVNGIKVYAYHGCLAEEGRIGGHYRIDISVRGDFAAAEASDKLVDTIDYGRVTAIVKEQMAVRSKLIEHVGRRILEALKAEWHADFAWRVRLVKEHPPVAGAVDHVVYVIEG, from the coding sequence ATGGGCGTGATCGAGGTCAACGGGATCAAGGTGTACGCCTACCACGGTTGCCTTGCCGAGGAAGGTCGCATCGGGGGACACTACCGCATCGACATCAGCGTACGCGGCGATTTTGCCGCGGCGGAGGCCAGCGACAAACTGGTTGACACCATCGACTACGGACGCGTCACTGCCATCGTGAAGGAGCAAATGGCCGTGCGCAGCAAACTGATCGAGCACGTGGGCCGACGCATCCTGGAGGCCCTCAAAGCAGAATGGCACGCGGACTTTGCCTGGCGCGTGCGCCTGGTGAAGGAGCATCCGCCCGTTGCCGGCGCTGTGGACCATGTGGTGTACGTGATCGAGGGGTAG
- a CDS encoding glutamate--tRNA ligase — protein sequence MSVRVRFAPSPTGPLHMGGVRTALYNYLFARKHGGQFLLRIEDTDQTRYVPGAEDYIKESLEWCGLVPDESPWVGGPDGPYRQSDRKHLYKQYADELIAKDKAYYAFDTPEELEAMRARLQAAGVAAPAYNAVTREHMKNSLTLSADEVKERLARGDQYVIRLKVPRHAEVRFEDIIRGWVVVHSANIDDKVLFKSDGMPTYHLANIVDDHLMRITHVIRGEEWLPSAPLHVLIYEAFGWERPAFAHLPLILKPDGNGKLSKRDGDRLGFPVFSLDWIDPTSKEKSSGYREKGYYPDAFINMLALLGWNPGTDQEIMSLQELTQLFDLERVHKGGAKFDPEKTKWFNQQYLRKRPDAELGAQLQAKLKTKGIDTTLERATAAAGLLKERATFVDDMLEGEYLFTAGSPLKNNTIALEELKKRWKPEASPALAAYISSLASLPSLSPATLEAAFNQVLAEKSMKVGQVMPIYRLFVAGRMQGPGMFDVSTLLGIDEVIARLQAGLDLCRSWA from the coding sequence ATGTCCGTCCGCGTCCGTTTTGCCCCCAGCCCCACCGGCCCGCTGCACATGGGCGGTGTGCGCACGGCTTTGTACAACTACCTCTTCGCCCGCAAGCACGGTGGCCAGTTCCTGCTGCGCATCGAGGACACCGACCAGACGCGCTACGTGCCAGGGGCGGAGGACTACATCAAGGAAAGCTTGGAGTGGTGCGGTCTGGTGCCCGATGAAAGCCCATGGGTCGGCGGCCCGGATGGTCCTTACCGCCAGAGCGACCGCAAGCACCTCTACAAGCAGTACGCCGACGAACTGATCGCGAAGGACAAGGCCTACTATGCTTTCGACACGCCCGAGGAATTGGAGGCGATGCGCGCGCGCTTGCAGGCAGCTGGTGTTGCGGCGCCCGCCTACAATGCTGTGACGCGCGAGCACATGAAGAACTCGCTCACGCTGAGCGCGGACGAAGTGAAGGAGCGCCTGGCTCGTGGCGACCAGTATGTGATCCGCCTCAAAGTGCCGCGCCACGCGGAAGTACGTTTCGAGGACATCATCCGCGGCTGGGTGGTGGTGCACAGCGCCAATATCGACGACAAGGTGCTCTTCAAGAGCGACGGCATGCCCACGTACCACCTGGCCAACATCGTGGACGATCACCTGATGCGCATTACGCACGTGATCCGTGGCGAGGAGTGGCTGCCGAGCGCCCCGTTGCACGTGCTCATCTACGAAGCCTTCGGCTGGGAGCGCCCGGCATTCGCGCACCTGCCGCTGATCCTGAAGCCGGACGGCAATGGCAAGCTCAGTAAGCGTGATGGCGATCGGCTCGGCTTCCCGGTGTTCTCATTGGATTGGATCGACCCTACGAGCAAGGAGAAGAGCAGCGGCTACCGCGAGAAGGGTTACTACCCCGATGCCTTCATCAACATGCTGGCGCTGCTCGGTTGGAACCCCGGCACGGACCAGGAGATCATGAGCCTGCAGGAGCTCACGCAGCTCTTCGATCTGGAGCGCGTGCACAAGGGGGGCGCCAAGTTCGATCCGGAGAAGACGAAGTGGTTCAACCAGCAGTACCTGCGCAAGCGGCCCGATGCCGAATTGGGTGCGCAGCTGCAGGCCAAGCTGAAAACAAAAGGCATCGATACGACCTTGGAACGCGCAACCGCGGCGGCCGGCTTGCTTAAGGAGCGCGCAACGTTCGTGGACGACATGCTCGAGGGCGAGTACCTCTTCACCGCAGGCTCGCCACTGAAGAACAACACCATCGCGCTGGAAGAGCTGAAGAAGCGGTGGAAGCCCGAAGCCAGTCCCGCGCTCGCAGCCTACATCTCCTCCCTCGCTTCCCTTCCCTCGCTCTCTCCCGCCACCCTCGAAGCCGCGTTCAACCAAGTGCTTGCGGAAAAGAGCATGAAGGTGGGCCAAGTGATGCCGATCTACCGCCTCTTCGTTGCGGGGCGCATGCAGGGGCCCGGCATGTTCGATGTGAGCACGTTGCTCGGAATAGATGAGGTGATCGCCCGCTTGCAAGCCGGGCTCGACCTGTGCCGCTCATGGGCGTGA
- a CDS encoding T9SS type A sorting domain-containing protein, translated as MKQFCTLVLGFLAMAAPAQMVMSVQNGPWNSPSTWDCACVPAVTDEVHILHSVELMGNYDFAHPLTHVMTGGEITTTMPANITVSSTFTNNGHIFFIGNTQIIAPFTNNGFAEFVGLLYSDGSIIVAQGSVMQVEGDFINYFQVAGNGAICVTDSTMNYGTLQGAMDFCDWSPTTASAPYIDVNTGTVDNLVTYCTNSPCFTGVAEDVFGNVGFGPNPASDIVRMSGLPNGTRLRVLDARGAVVGELGAVSGAAEMSMMGLLPGAYTVQFVHPQGRAFRKLLVVR; from the coding sequence ATGAAACAGTTCTGCACGCTTGTCCTCGGATTTCTTGCAATGGCGGCCCCCGCCCAAATGGTGATGTCCGTGCAGAACGGGCCATGGAATTCGCCTTCCACATGGGATTGTGCGTGCGTTCCGGCCGTGACGGACGAAGTGCACATCCTGCACAGTGTGGAGCTCATGGGCAACTACGACTTCGCGCACCCGCTCACCCATGTGATGACCGGTGGCGAGATCACCACAACCATGCCCGCCAACATCACGGTGAGCAGTACGTTCACGAACAACGGGCACATCTTTTTCATCGGTAACACGCAGATCATCGCGCCCTTCACCAACAACGGGTTCGCCGAGTTCGTTGGGCTGCTCTACAGCGACGGCAGCATCATCGTGGCGCAAGGCAGCGTGATGCAGGTGGAAGGCGACTTCATCAACTACTTCCAGGTGGCGGGCAACGGCGCGATCTGCGTTACCGATTCCACCATGAACTACGGCACTCTGCAAGGCGCCATGGACTTCTGTGACTGGTCGCCCACGACGGCCAGTGCACCTTACATCGATGTGAACACGGGCACCGTGGACAATCTGGTGACGTACTGCACCAACAGCCCTTGCTTCACCGGAGTGGCCGAGGATGTGTTCGGCAATGTGGGTTTCGGTCCCAACCCAGCGAGTGATATCGTACGGATGAGCGGCTTGCCGAACGGCACTCGACTGCGGGTGCTCGATGCGCGCGGTGCGGTTGTCGGGGAGTTGGGCGCTGTCTCGGGCGCGGCTGAAATGAGCATGATGGGACTTCTACCAGGGGCCTATACCGTTCAGTTTGTTCACCCGCAGGGCCGGGCGTTCAGAAAACTGTTGGTGGTGCGCTGA
- a CDS encoding type II toxin-antitoxin system RelE/ParE family toxin, giving the protein MKRLVIGPDAEADLRQAVLWYADQREGLEQRFIDEFDEFTRAILLFPRGAPLITDHIRMMPMRVFKHVITYTVDGDQVVILRVVHGSRHPRQRTRGRKRI; this is encoded by the coding sequence ATGAAGCGCTTGGTCATCGGCCCGGATGCCGAGGCAGACCTGCGGCAGGCCGTGTTGTGGTACGCTGACCAGCGTGAAGGACTTGAGCAGCGGTTCATTGATGAATTCGACGAATTCACCCGCGCCATTCTGCTGTTTCCGCGTGGAGCACCGCTCATAACGGACCATATCCGCATGATGCCCATGCGGGTGTTCAAGCATGTCATCACGTACACGGTAGATGGCGACCAGGTCGTCATCTTGCGCGTGGTGCATGGAAGCCGTCACCCACGGCAACGAACAAGAGGGCGCAAGCGGATCTAG
- a CDS encoding GNAT family N-acetyltransferase — protein MDRTLVPFTPEDIHHVFRGLSHPDVVRYYAISFASLEATQEQMDWFAALERDGTGWWRAIRATENNTFLGAIGIYKIDRQHRRCEIGYWLLPEHWGKGIASWAMPLVIDHAFSTLGLHRIEAQVETENHASRKLLERFGFKHEGTLRESEWKDGKAISLDVFALLGGERVP, from the coding sequence TTGGACCGCACGCTTGTTCCATTCACCCCCGAAGACATCCACCACGTCTTCCGCGGCCTCTCGCACCCCGATGTGGTGCGCTACTACGCCATCAGCTTCGCGAGCCTGGAGGCCACGCAGGAGCAGATGGATTGGTTCGCTGCACTGGAGCGTGATGGCACGGGCTGGTGGCGCGCGATCCGTGCAACGGAGAACAACACCTTCCTCGGCGCCATCGGGATCTACAAGATCGATCGGCAGCATCGGCGTTGCGAGATCGGCTACTGGCTGCTGCCCGAGCATTGGGGCAAGGGCATTGCCAGCTGGGCCATGCCGCTGGTGATCGATCACGCGTTCAGCACCTTAGGCCTGCACCGCATCGAGGCGCAGGTGGAGACCGAGAACCACGCGAGCCGGAAATTGCTGGAACGTTTCGGCTTCAAACACGAAGGCACTTTGCGCGAGAGCGAATGGAAGGACGGAAAGGCCATCAGCCTTGACGTGTTCGCGTTGTTGGGCGGGGAGCGGGTGCCCTAG
- a CDS encoding phosphoglycerate kinase has protein sequence MQTIDSFNFSGRKALVRVDLNVPMDANMNVTDDTRARAIVPTVKKILRDGGSAILMSHLGRPKGKPNPAMSLRPVAKHLEGLLATPVRFAEDCIGDKANLAAAALRPGEVLVLENLRYHEAEEKGDEAFSKQLASLGDVYVNDAFGTAHRAHASTTIMAKFFPRDKMFGYLMQAEIDSVGKVLDNPQRPLTAIIGGSKVSSKIEVLENLLGKCDELIIGGGMANTFVKAQGGNVGASLVEDDLLEMARTIMKKASGKGVKIHLPTDAVVADAFADTANTDQCAANAVPDGWMALDIGPESIKAFSAAVKRSKTLLWNGPMGVFEMKSFQAGTIAVANAVAEATAAGAFSLVGGGDSVAAVNQFNLTDKISYVSTGGGAMLEYLEGKVLPGIAAVRG, from the coding sequence ATGCAGACGATCGACAGCTTCAACTTCTCGGGCCGCAAAGCCCTTGTGCGCGTTGACCTGAACGTGCCGATGGACGCGAACATGAACGTGACGGACGACACGCGCGCCCGCGCCATCGTGCCTACGGTGAAGAAGATCCTGCGCGATGGTGGCAGCGCCATTCTAATGAGCCATTTGGGCCGCCCCAAAGGCAAGCCCAACCCGGCCATGAGCCTCCGACCGGTCGCGAAGCACTTGGAAGGATTGCTCGCTACGCCCGTGCGTTTCGCGGAGGACTGCATCGGCGACAAGGCGAACCTCGCTGCTGCCGCGCTGCGCCCGGGTGAAGTGCTGGTGCTGGAGAACCTGCGCTACCACGAAGCCGAGGAGAAAGGTGACGAAGCCTTCAGCAAGCAGCTCGCCTCACTGGGCGATGTGTACGTGAACGACGCGTTCGGTACGGCCCACCGCGCGCATGCCAGCACCACCATCATGGCGAAGTTCTTCCCGCGCGACAAGATGTTCGGCTACCTGATGCAAGCGGAGATCGACAGCGTGGGCAAGGTGCTGGACAATCCGCAGCGCCCGCTCACCGCCATCATCGGCGGTAGCAAAGTGAGCAGCAAGATCGAAGTGCTGGAGAACCTGCTGGGCAAGTGCGACGAACTGATCATCGGCGGCGGTATGGCCAACACATTCGTGAAGGCCCAGGGCGGCAACGTGGGTGCTTCGCTCGTTGAGGACGACCTGCTGGAGATGGCGCGCACCATCATGAAAAAGGCCTCTGGGAAAGGCGTGAAGATCCACCTGCCGACCGATGCCGTGGTGGCCGATGCGTTCGCAGACACCGCCAACACCGATCAGTGTGCGGCCAATGCCGTTCCCGATGGCTGGATGGCTTTGGACATCGGCCCGGAGAGCATCAAGGCGTTCAGCGCGGCAGTGAAGCGTAGCAAGACCCTCCTCTGGAACGGACCGATGGGCGTGTTCGAGATGAAGAGCTTTCAAGCGGGCACCATCGCTGTGGCGAATGCTGTTGCCGAAGCCACAGCTGCGGGTGCGTTCTCGCTGGTGGGCGGCGGCGACAGCGTTGCGGCCGTGAACCAGTTCAACCTCACTGACAAGATCAGCTACGTGAGCACCGGCGGCGGCGCCATGCTCGAGTATCTGGAGGGAAAGGTGCTGCCGGGGATCGCGGCGGTGAGGGGGTGA
- the lysS gene encoding lysine--tRNA ligase has product MSDQLSDQELVRREALQKLRALGIEPFPAAEYPVSHTAAQAKQLLPAPQEGVEAPKPEVCLAGRIMSVRVMGKASFAVLRDHSGDQQIYIARDEVSPGDNKTMYDEVWRHLLHLGDFIGVKGFMFRTRTGEITVHVKELTVLGKALRPLPVVKTDDQGNVHDAFTDPEQRYRMRYVDLNVNPGVKETFLKRSRIITAMRDHMTGAGYHEVDTPVLQPIPGGAAARPFITHHNALDMPLYLRIANELYLKRLIVGGFEGVFEFSRNFRNEGMDRTHNPEFTIMELYVAWKDYRWMMNFMESMLERVCIAANGTSTTTFQGNELQFKAPFKRITMCGSIKEKTGADVLELDEAALRSLCAKHHIHVEPSMGKGKLIDELFSALVQPELIQPTFVCDFPVEMSPLCKKHRDDERLTERFELFVNGFELANAYSELNDPIDQRERFEAQLELQQRGDDEAMFIDQDFLRALEYGMPPTSGVGIGVDRLVMLMTNNPAIQEVLLFPQMRPER; this is encoded by the coding sequence ATGTCCGACCAATTGAGCGATCAGGAGCTGGTGCGCCGCGAAGCCTTGCAGAAACTTCGTGCGCTCGGCATCGAACCCTTCCCCGCTGCGGAATATCCCGTGAGCCACACGGCTGCGCAGGCGAAACAACTGCTGCCCGCGCCACAGGAAGGTGTTGAAGCGCCCAAACCGGAAGTGTGCCTGGCGGGCCGCATCATGAGCGTTCGCGTCATGGGCAAAGCATCGTTCGCGGTGCTGCGCGATCACAGCGGCGACCAGCAGATCTACATCGCTCGCGATGAAGTATCGCCCGGCGACAACAAGACGATGTACGATGAGGTATGGCGGCACCTGCTCCACCTCGGTGATTTCATCGGTGTGAAGGGCTTCATGTTCCGCACGCGAACGGGCGAGATTACCGTGCATGTGAAGGAACTCACCGTGCTGGGCAAGGCCCTGCGCCCGCTGCCGGTGGTGAAGACCGATGACCAAGGCAATGTGCACGACGCGTTCACCGATCCCGAGCAGCGCTACCGCATGCGCTACGTGGACCTGAACGTGAACCCCGGGGTGAAGGAGACCTTCCTCAAGCGCTCGCGCATCATCACGGCCATGCGCGATCACATGACAGGTGCAGGTTACCACGAAGTGGATACGCCCGTGCTGCAGCCCATTCCCGGCGGCGCTGCGGCGCGTCCGTTCATCACGCACCACAATGCGTTGGACATGCCGCTCTACTTGCGCATCGCCAACGAGCTCTACCTGAAGCGCCTCATCGTGGGCGGGTTCGAAGGTGTGTTCGAGTTCAGCCGCAACTTCCGCAACGAGGGCATGGACCGCACGCACAACCCGGAGTTCACCATCATGGAACTATACGTGGCGTGGAAGGACTACCGCTGGATGATGAATTTCATGGAGAGCATGCTCGAACGAGTTTGCATTGCTGCGAACGGGACGAGCACCACGACCTTCCAAGGCAACGAGCTGCAGTTCAAGGCGCCGTTCAAGCGGATCACCATGTGCGGCTCCATCAAGGAGAAGACCGGAGCCGATGTGCTGGAACTGGACGAGGCCGCGTTGCGTTCATTGTGCGCCAAGCACCATATCCACGTGGAGCCGAGCATGGGCAAGGGCAAATTGATCGATGAGCTTTTCAGTGCGCTCGTGCAACCCGAGCTGATACAGCCGACGTTCGTGTGCGACTTCCCGGTGGAGATGAGCCCGCTTTGCAAGAAGCACCGTGATGATGAGCGCCTCACCGAGCGCTTCGAGCTTTTCGTGAACGGCTTCGAGCTGGCCAACGCCTACAGCGAACTGAACGACCCGATCGATCAGCGCGAACGCTTCGAGGCGCAACTGGAACTACAGCAACGCGGCGACGACGAGGCCATGTTCATCGACCAGGATTTCCTCCGTGCCCTGGAGTACGGTATGCCGCCCACCAGCGGCGTTGGCATCGGCGTGGACCGCTTGGTGATGCTCATGACCAACAACCCGGCGATACAAGAGGTGCTGCTGTTCCCGCAAATGAGGCCGGAACGATAG
- a CDS encoding Abi family protein, whose amino-acid sequence MATIVVSDPYEHLSLDRQVRMLQDRGMVVPDLEWAKVRLAHIGYCRLRPYWYTWYEPDGAALESDKIVKRFRPDADFRSVIDTYRFDRELRLLVFAEIERIETSIKTTVIDVFSSALDANWYEHREHFTDPVRHAELFIAIAKSVDRRRQKEDGFVVRAKGSRYPPAWEALQDLSLGQLSKMYYNMKPGPLKKRVAEVYGLDDSVLASWLNTLTEVRNTCAHHSRLWNREILTAPVIPKVVDSQRWITTPDKRSATRVYFSLVMMKYLLLAFMPDTGLTKRIAGLLEAYPKIPRGRMAWPDSWKEEPVWRLGGTENE is encoded by the coding sequence ATGGCCACCATTGTTGTCTCAGACCCATACGAGCACCTCTCTCTCGATCGACAGGTGAGGATGCTCCAAGACCGAGGCATGGTAGTTCCTGACCTGGAGTGGGCGAAAGTTCGACTGGCCCACATCGGCTATTGTCGGCTCAGGCCATACTGGTACACTTGGTACGAACCCGATGGCGCTGCGCTAGAAAGCGACAAGATCGTAAAGCGTTTCAGGCCCGACGCAGACTTCAGGAGCGTCATCGACACCTATCGCTTCGACCGGGAATTAAGGCTCCTGGTGTTCGCCGAGATCGAGAGGATAGAGACATCGATCAAGACCACGGTCATCGATGTGTTTTCTTCTGCGCTGGACGCCAATTGGTACGAGCACCGGGAGCACTTCACGGATCCAGTGCGCCACGCTGAGTTGTTCATAGCGATTGCCAAATCAGTCGATCGCAGGAGACAGAAGGAAGACGGTTTCGTTGTAAGGGCCAAGGGTAGTCGCTATCCACCGGCATGGGAGGCATTGCAAGACCTTTCTCTTGGGCAGCTTTCGAAGATGTACTATAACATGAAACCCGGCCCTCTGAAGAAGAGGGTTGCGGAAGTCTATGGGCTGGACGACTCTGTGCTAGCCTCTTGGCTCAATACGCTCACGGAGGTTCGGAACACATGTGCCCACCATTCAAGGCTCTGGAACAGGGAGATTCTTACAGCTCCAGTAATACCCAAGGTCGTTGATTCGCAACGTTGGATTACGACCCCTGACAAGCGATCAGCCACTAGGGTGTACTTCTCTCTGGTCATGATGAAATACTTGCTCTTAGCGTTCATGCCAGACACCGGCCTCACGAAACGCATTGCGGGATTACTTGAAGCCTATCCAAAAATTCCCAGAGGGCGCATGGCTTGGCCGGACTCATGGAAAGAGGAGCCAGTTTGGAGGCTTGGAGGAACGGAGAATGAGTGA
- a CDS encoding FAD-binding oxidoreductase: MAAEADVIVVGGGLASAVLTGTLAARGLSTAVFDVQKPFSASRAAAGVVNPVSMRRMIPVWRATELIAKATAFYTDLEVQHEVTLWHPLPMVRLFANARERSDWQRRRADVSMEPLLGEADDVPPHRLKADHGHGTVRGCAWLDMQQLIALHRTHHARGGMWVEREVVPDDVQACEEGLTVHDIRARHVVWCTGAFAGLPGMVPTRGEVLSFTDPQLQCSAMIHRSGFLLPVGNDRYRVGSTFAWDAVWDGATESGRQELLRKLNGIVTDPPSGPFEFACGVRPATRDRRPLLGQVAPRQFIFNGLGSRGALLAPWCAEHLIDHMLNGAALDPEVDVARFGTA; encoded by the coding sequence ATGGCGGCAGAAGCGGATGTAATCGTGGTCGGCGGAGGCTTGGCCAGCGCGGTCCTGACCGGGACTTTGGCCGCTCGCGGGCTTTCCACTGCGGTCTTCGACGTCCAAAAACCCTTCTCGGCCTCACGAGCAGCGGCCGGGGTCGTGAATCCGGTTTCAATGCGGCGTATGATCCCGGTGTGGCGGGCAACCGAGCTAATAGCCAAGGCCACGGCGTTCTACACGGATTTGGAGGTGCAGCATGAGGTTACGCTCTGGCATCCGCTGCCCATGGTGAGGCTCTTTGCCAATGCACGAGAACGCTCGGATTGGCAACGGAGAAGAGCGGACGTATCCATGGAACCCTTGCTTGGCGAGGCGGACGATGTCCCCCCGCACCGACTGAAGGCAGACCACGGCCATGGAACGGTGCGTGGGTGCGCATGGCTCGATATGCAGCAGCTGATCGCACTTCATCGAACACATCATGCGAGGGGCGGGATGTGGGTGGAGCGTGAAGTGGTGCCCGACGACGTGCAGGCCTGCGAAGAGGGTCTGACCGTCCACGACATACGCGCCCGCCATGTTGTGTGGTGCACCGGTGCCTTCGCTGGTTTGCCGGGCATGGTGCCCACGCGCGGCGAGGTGCTCAGCTTCACCGATCCGCAACTGCAATGTTCGGCGATGATCCACAGGAGCGGCTTTCTGCTTCCCGTGGGCAACGACCGTTACCGCGTTGGCAGCACGTTCGCGTGGGATGCCGTATGGGATGGCGCCACTGAAAGCGGTCGACAAGAGCTTCTGCGCAAGCTCAACGGCATAGTGACCGACCCTCCGAGCGGTCCGTTCGAGTTCGCTTGTGGTGTGCGACCGGCAACGCGCGACCGGCGCCCATTGTTGGGACAGGTCGCACCGCGGCAGTTCATCTTCAATGGGCTGGGCTCACGGGGAGCCTTGCTCGCACCCTGGTGCGCTGAGCACTTGATCGATCATATGCTCAACGGTGCGGCGTTGGATCCCGAGGTGGATGTGGCGCGCTTCGGAACAGCCTAA
- a CDS encoding bifunctional phosphoglucose/phosphomannose isomerase has protein sequence MEQLIDGFPRQLKEALEIGRKAELKPPGGPYTNVVVTGLGGSGIGGRIAAQLVHKEAKCPIEVYNNYYLPGYVNHKSLVIACSYSGNTEETMAAMEQALAKGARVCVVTSGGAMLEQAKAKGLDHIVIPGGNPPRTMLAYSLVQQFFVLRHFGIIGDGFEGAIKTAADMLEKDKAQIQAAAKDLTEKLFGKRLVIYSEASTEAVSIRFRQQVNENSKELCWHHAIPEMNHNELVGWAGGKNDIAVVIFRHKEDHERSQIRMEINKDVFSRYTPHVHDVWSKGDTAFARQLYLINLGDWVSLYWAGKKGVDPTEIAVINMLKGKLAGMK, from the coding sequence ATGGAGCAGCTCATTGATGGATTTCCCCGGCAACTGAAGGAGGCGCTGGAGATCGGTAGAAAGGCGGAACTGAAACCTCCGGGCGGTCCTTACACCAATGTGGTGGTGACCGGGCTGGGTGGAAGCGGCATTGGCGGTCGCATTGCCGCGCAACTGGTGCACAAGGAGGCCAAATGCCCCATCGAGGTGTACAACAACTACTACCTGCCGGGCTATGTGAACCACAAGAGCCTGGTGATCGCATGCAGCTACAGCGGCAATACGGAGGAGACCATGGCTGCTATGGAGCAAGCGCTGGCCAAAGGCGCCCGCGTGTGTGTGGTGACCAGCGGCGGCGCCATGCTGGAGCAAGCCAAGGCAAAGGGGTTGGACCACATTGTGATCCCCGGGGGCAATCCGCCGCGCACCATGCTGGCCTACTCGCTCGTGCAGCAGTTCTTCGTGCTGCGCCACTTCGGCATCATCGGCGACGGGTTCGAAGGGGCCATCAAGACAGCGGCCGATATGCTGGAGAAGGACAAGGCACAGATACAGGCAGCCGCGAAAGACCTCACGGAGAAGCTCTTCGGGAAGCGGTTGGTGATCTACAGCGAGGCAAGCACCGAGGCGGTGAGCATCCGCTTCCGCCAGCAAGTGAACGAGAACAGCAAGGAACTCTGCTGGCACCACGCCATCCCCGAAATGAACCACAACGAACTGGTGGGCTGGGCCGGGGGCAAGAACGACATTGCGGTGGTGATCTTCCGGCACAAAGAGGATCATGAACGGAGCCAGATCCGCATGGAGATCAACAAGGATGTCTTCAGCCGCTACACCCCGCACGTGCACGACGTGTGGAGCAAGGGCGACACGGCGTTCGCGCGCCAGCTGTACCTGATCAACCTGGGCGACTGGGTAAGCCTGTACTGGGCTGGCAAGAAGGGAGTTGACCCCACCGAGATCGCGGTGATCAACATGCTGAAGGGCAAACTTGCAGGCATGAAATAG